TTCATACTTTCGAAGAGTGCTTCGGCCTCTTCCAAAGAGAGCACCGAGTCGAGAATGGGAAGCAGTACTTCCTCTTCCTTGCGAAAGTGGAGCACGATGATCCCTGCCAGGGCACTAAGTTGCCGGGCTATGTCCCCAGCCTGCTCGTCGTTGGGCCAGCCATCGAGAGCTGCGACGACCGAGGCGGCGAGCCGGGCGGTGCGCGAGGCGATTTCTTGGTGATCAACCCGCATCGTCGCGGTGGCAGTCACCGCGCCGGTCAGCTGATCTACTGCCGGGTAGAGGACCTCCTCCTCGGCGGCGGCGTGGGGAATAAGGTGATGCTCAAGGAACTCGACGATGTGACGGAGCCGGTCGGTCGCAATCTCGACGCTCCACCCGCCCACCCCGGCAGCAGCCTGTTCCAATTCCTGGATGGTGGGTAAGAGTTCACGATGCTCGCGGCGGATTGGTTCGGTTGGGAGAATGGTCATGTTCGATCCTTTCAGGTTGGGGCGATTACGGTGTCCGGGTTGAG
This Acidimicrobiia bacterium DNA region includes the following protein-coding sequences:
- a CDS encoding hemerythrin domain-containing protein, which codes for MTILPTEPIRREHRELLPTIQELEQAAAGVGGWSVEIATDRLRHIVEFLEHHLIPHAAAEEEVLYPAVDQLTGAVTATATMRVDHQEIASRTARLAASVVAALDGWPNDEQAGDIARQLSALAGIIVLHFRKEEEVLLPILDSVLSLEEAEALFESMNHDAHQHA